One genomic segment of Anguilla anguilla isolate fAngAng1 chromosome 2, fAngAng1.pri, whole genome shotgun sequence includes these proteins:
- the LOC118220574 gene encoding Fc receptor-like protein 5 isoform X2, whose product MQRGSNFGPRPSHSSHRPNLWLALCGLSRGGIRACPCAGRSAAQAPVLSGPDRAYLDKRAVLRCEVPGLPRPLAYQLLKGPGDRPVALQTLEGPSPANFNLVVRSDSGGIYHCRARAGGDPSSYSLSSNYLSFQVVIPVSGAGLVSDPDPPVVWEGERLSLHCQVKMGSHLSYHWYFNRTELYPPSTPPGEPTLVITPVSQQHAGWYYCIVRNNMTNSRFSSSSDLEVRVKVFLSEPQISFSVTKEESGYRADVRCWSAQGSPPVQFRLIKGNLTLANRTTESLSAVFPVPVSIGRSLGLLRCGGCNHGNRELLSRPLNLEVVPVGGAVQLHVEYLYSAGSEAVGVALRCLVSHGTFPEYAWFLNHTLLQGGGASHIITQEGHTLILPIITAGNSGSYRCQAKDSFDNTTWIPSPAAFIQKTGRRLVSSEVIAVAFCCFLLLVLVGSVCWIFTFSKKRLDSRLRRRSSAAIPATGIGDRGVA is encoded by the exons ATGCAGCGCGGCTCGAACTTCGGACCCCGCCCATCTCACAGCAGCCACCGCCCGAATCTGTGGCTCGCCCTGTGCGGACTGTCCCGCGGGGGAATTCGCGCCTGTCCTTGCGCAGGCAGGTCGGCGGCGCAGGCGCCGGTGCTGAGCGGGCCGGACCGGGCCTACCTGGACAAGAGAGCCGTGCTCCGCTGCGAGGTCCCGGGCCTTCCCCGGCCGCTGGCCTACCAGCTGCTGAAAGGCCCGGGGGACCGGCCCGTGGCCCTGCAGACCCTGGAGGGACCCTCCCCCGCTAACTTCAACCTGGTGGTTCGGTCCGACTCCGGTGGAATTTACCACTGCAGAGCCAGGGCAGGGGGGGATCCCAGCTCCTACTCCCTCTCCAGCAACTACCTCTCCTTTCAAGTAGTGA TTCCTGTCAGTGGTGCCGGCCTGGTATCGGACCCCGACCCCCCCGTCgtttgggagggggagaggctcTCTCTGCACTGCCAGGTGAAGATGGGGTCCCACCTGTCCTATCACTGGTACTTCAACAGGACGGAGCtgtaccccccctccacccctccggGGGAGCCCACGCTGGTCATCACCCCCGTCTCCCAGCAACACGCCGGCTGGTACTACTGCATCGTGAGAAACAACATGACGAACTCGCgcttctccagcagctcggaCCTGGAGGTCAGGGTCAAAG ttttCCTGTCGGAGCCACAGATCTCCTTCTCGGTGACCAAGGAGGAGTCGGGTTACCGTGCCGACGTGAGATGCTGGTCGGCCCAAGGCTCTCCGCCGGTTCAGTTTCGGCTCATCAAGGGCAACCTCACGCTGGCCAATAGGACGACAGAGTCGCTGAGCGCCGTGTTCCCTGTGCCTGTCAGCATTGGGCGGAGCCTGGGCCTGCTGAGGTGCGGAGGATGTAACCACGGTAACCGGGAATTGCTCAGCCGACCTCTCAACCTGGAAGTAG TTCCTGTAGGGGGTGCTGTACAGCTGCATGTGGAGTACCTCTACAGCGCGGGTTCTGAAGCCGTGGGCGTGGCCCTCCGGTGCCTCGTGAGTCACGGAACCTTCCCCGAGTACGCCTGGTTCCTGAACCacaccctgctgcaggggggcggggcctctcaCATCATCACCCAGGAAGGCCACACCCTCATCCTGCCCATCATCACTGCCGGGAACTCTGGGTCCTACCGCTGCCAGGCCAAGGACAGCTTTGACAACACCACCTGGATCCCGAGTCCAGCGGCGTTCATACAGAAGACAG GTCGGAGGCTGGTCTCCAGTGAGGTCATCGCTGTGGCTTTCTGCTGCTTCCTGCTGCTGGTGTTAGTCGGAAGCGTGTGTTGGATTTTCACATTCAGCAAGA AGCGTTTGGATAGCAGACTGCGGCGCAG GTCCAGTGCGGCCATTCCAGCCACAGGCATAGGTGATCGAGGAGTCGCCTGA
- the LOC118220574 gene encoding Fc receptor-like protein 5 isoform X1, giving the protein MEQRQCSWPVTVLVFAAVLWMQRGSNFGPRPSHSSHRPNLWLALCGLSRGGIRACPCAGRSAAQAPVLSGPDRAYLDKRAVLRCEVPGLPRPLAYQLLKGPGDRPVALQTLEGPSPANFNLVVRSDSGGIYHCRARAGGDPSSYSLSSNYLSFQVVIPVSGAGLVSDPDPPVVWEGERLSLHCQVKMGSHLSYHWYFNRTELYPPSTPPGEPTLVITPVSQQHAGWYYCIVRNNMTNSRFSSSSDLEVRVKVFLSEPQISFSVTKEESGYRADVRCWSAQGSPPVQFRLIKGNLTLANRTTESLSAVFPVPVSIGRSLGLLRCGGCNHGNRELLSRPLNLEVVPVGGAVQLHVEYLYSAGSEAVGVALRCLVSHGTFPEYAWFLNHTLLQGGGASHIITQEGHTLILPIITAGNSGSYRCQAKDSFDNTTWIPSPAAFIQKTGRRLVSSEVIAVAFCCFLLLVLVGSVCWIFTFSKKRLDSRLRRRSSAAIPATGIGDRGVA; this is encoded by the exons ATGGAGCAAAGGCAGTGTTCCTGGCCGGTCACCGTCCTGG TCTTTGCGGCCGTGCTCTGGATGCAGCGCGGCTCGAACTTCGGACCCCGCCCATCTCACAGCAGCCACCGCCCGAATCTGTGGCTCGCCCTGTGCGGACTGTCCCGCGGGGGAATTCGCGCCTGTCCTTGCGCAGGCAGGTCGGCGGCGCAGGCGCCGGTGCTGAGCGGGCCGGACCGGGCCTACCTGGACAAGAGAGCCGTGCTCCGCTGCGAGGTCCCGGGCCTTCCCCGGCCGCTGGCCTACCAGCTGCTGAAAGGCCCGGGGGACCGGCCCGTGGCCCTGCAGACCCTGGAGGGACCCTCCCCCGCTAACTTCAACCTGGTGGTTCGGTCCGACTCCGGTGGAATTTACCACTGCAGAGCCAGGGCAGGGGGGGATCCCAGCTCCTACTCCCTCTCCAGCAACTACCTCTCCTTTCAAGTAGTGA TTCCTGTCAGTGGTGCCGGCCTGGTATCGGACCCCGACCCCCCCGTCgtttgggagggggagaggctcTCTCTGCACTGCCAGGTGAAGATGGGGTCCCACCTGTCCTATCACTGGTACTTCAACAGGACGGAGCtgtaccccccctccacccctccggGGGAGCCCACGCTGGTCATCACCCCCGTCTCCCAGCAACACGCCGGCTGGTACTACTGCATCGTGAGAAACAACATGACGAACTCGCgcttctccagcagctcggaCCTGGAGGTCAGGGTCAAAG ttttCCTGTCGGAGCCACAGATCTCCTTCTCGGTGACCAAGGAGGAGTCGGGTTACCGTGCCGACGTGAGATGCTGGTCGGCCCAAGGCTCTCCGCCGGTTCAGTTTCGGCTCATCAAGGGCAACCTCACGCTGGCCAATAGGACGACAGAGTCGCTGAGCGCCGTGTTCCCTGTGCCTGTCAGCATTGGGCGGAGCCTGGGCCTGCTGAGGTGCGGAGGATGTAACCACGGTAACCGGGAATTGCTCAGCCGACCTCTCAACCTGGAAGTAG TTCCTGTAGGGGGTGCTGTACAGCTGCATGTGGAGTACCTCTACAGCGCGGGTTCTGAAGCCGTGGGCGTGGCCCTCCGGTGCCTCGTGAGTCACGGAACCTTCCCCGAGTACGCCTGGTTCCTGAACCacaccctgctgcaggggggcggggcctctcaCATCATCACCCAGGAAGGCCACACCCTCATCCTGCCCATCATCACTGCCGGGAACTCTGGGTCCTACCGCTGCCAGGCCAAGGACAGCTTTGACAACACCACCTGGATCCCGAGTCCAGCGGCGTTCATACAGAAGACAG GTCGGAGGCTGGTCTCCAGTGAGGTCATCGCTGTGGCTTTCTGCTGCTTCCTGCTGCTGGTGTTAGTCGGAAGCGTGTGTTGGATTTTCACATTCAGCAAGA AGCGTTTGGATAGCAGACTGCGGCGCAG GTCCAGTGCGGCCATTCCAGCCACAGGCATAGGTGATCGAGGAGTCGCCTGA